Below is a genomic region from Burkholderiales bacterium.
GGTGTAGGGTAAGGTCAACGCCGGTCGTGCGCTGCGCGTTATGCGAACTGTCCCGTCCGAGGACGCACCCTTACGAGGAGGAACCATGAACAAAGTACTGTCCGCTATCGTGGCCGCGGCGTTCGCGGCGACCGCCGGTGTCGCCGCCGCCCAGGGCTCGACGGCGGCGCCGTCCAAGGGCGAGGCGATGAAGGCGACCCCCGCGACCCCCGCCACGCCGTCGGCCGCGGCGACCGGCAACGCCAAGGCCTCGGCGTCGACGACGGTCGGCAACACCACGACCACCACGACCGCGACCGACAAGGGCACGACCACCACGACGACCAAGGCCAGGACCAAGCACAAGAAGAAAGCGAAGAAATCCAAGCGCCATGCCAAGGCCAAAGCGAATGCAGGCGGCGCGACCGCGACCAGCGGTCCGGGCGGCGCGTCGAGCAGCGCGACGTCGAAGTAAGCAGCGCCCCACGCGAGCAAAAGGGCAGCCGGCCGGCTGCCCTTTTTCTGATGCCGTCGTCCCCGCGAAGAGCCTGCCCCCGAGTGATGTAGTCGGGGGCGGGGACCCATTTTGACTTTGCTTTTCCTCTGCGTCCTCCGCGTCCTCTGCGGTTAATGCTTTAACATGCCGTGCAGGAGGAGGCCGATGACAACGATACGCACCATCGCGGCGGCGTCGCTCGCGTTGTTCGCCGCCGCAGCTCAATCAGCGGAACAAGCACCTCAGTATCCCACCCGCCCCATACGCTGGATCGTCCCCGTTCCCGCGGGCTCCACGACCGACATCGTCACGCGCCTCGTCGCGCAGAAGATGAACGAAGCGTGGGGCCAGCAGGTCGTCGTCGACAACCGCCCCGGCGGCGTCTTCACCGTCGGCAGCGAGATCGTCGCCAAAGCCGCTGCCGACGGTTACACCGTCGGCACGCTGCTCACGCCGCACGTCGTCAATCCGTTCGTGCTGAAGAACCTGCCTTACGACACCGCGCGCGATTTCACGCCGGTGTCGTTGATGGTGATCGTGCCGGGCGTGATGACCATGTATCCCGGCGTGCCGGCGAACAACCTGAAGGAGGTGATCGCGCTCGCGAGAGCGAAACCCGGCGCGCTCAATTTCGGCTCGCCCGGACAGCTCACCTCGGGGCACCTGTCGATGGAGCTCCTCAACCTGCAGGCGGGTATCAAGATCACCCACATCCCGTACAAGGGCGGCGCGCCGGCGATCATCGACCTCATCGGCGGGCGCATACAGTTCATGATCAGCGGCCCGCCCGGCGTGCTCCCGCACATCAAGGCGGGCAGGCTGAAGGCGATCGCGACGACCGCGGCGAAGCGCTCGCCGGGATTGCCCGACACCCCGACCTTCGCCGAGTCGGGCATGCCCGGTTTCGATACCTACGAGTGGTACGGCGTCTTCGCGCCGGGCCGCATGCCCAAGCCGGTGCTCGCCAGGCTCTCGGGCGAGATCGCGCGCATCATCAAGCTGCCCGACATGAGCGACAAGCTCGCGGCGCAGGGTGCGATCCCCGTCGGCAACTCATCCGACGAGTTCGCGCGCTTCGTCAAAGCCGAGATGGATCAGTGGGGCAAGCTCGCTCAGAAAATCGGTCTGAAACCGGATTAGGGCGTCGGGGCGCGCAAGCGCATCAGTCGTAGCGCCGCCAGGCGCATAAGCGCGCCGTTGCGCGGGGAGGCGCGGCTTCAGCCGCGAGGACCAGCGGCGTAGACCTTTCCGGGGAACGCCTCCACGATCGCGCGGGCCGCGTCGTCGTGCGCCTCCAGGTCCATCACGACATCGGCCAGCCGCTGCGCATCGGCATCGCCCGCATTCAACCCGAACGCGAGGCAGCTCTTCACCTTGGCGAGCAGGTCCGCCGGGCTCATCGGGTCCTGCGGGCTGCCCTTGATGGTGTCGCTCGCCGCTACTCTTACTTCGCCGTTCTTCAGGGTCACGCGCACGCTCGCGGGTTCGATCGCGGTCGGATCGATCTCGGGGGCGGACACGACGCGCGCCGCGCCCGCCAGCGCGACGATGCGCGGATCGGAGATCGCCGGCTTCTGGTAGGTCGAGAGATCGACGCGGCCGTCGGCGAGCGCGCGCGCGAAGCTGTACGACGCGTTGAACTGCGCGTGCACGACCGAATCGCGCGTCACGTCGTACGGCTCGCCGACGGTGAGCCAGTTCACTTCGCCCATGCGGATCTCGATCGCTGCGACGTCTTCGGCGCGCACGCCCTGCTCGTGCAGACGGATGCCGAGACCGATCGGGGTGTGATTGCAGCGGCAGCAGGGAAACGGCTTGAAGCTGTATTCGGGTGTGCGCCACGTCGTCCCGAGGCCGTCGGTGAGGATCTCGTGCTTCACTTCGCCGCGCTCGTACAGCGCGAAGAGACCCGCGTTGCCTTCGAGCGTGCGCCGCGTCCCCGTCAAACCGTCGGCGGCGAGGAATGCGCCCGTGACGGCGTTGCGCGCCGCGAAGCCCGCGCCGAGCCGTTTCGACAGCACGCCGTCGCGCATGCTCTGCGCCGAGCCGGCCGTCTGGTGATAGGCCATGCCGAGCGCGTTAGCCAGGCCTTCGCCGTCGAGGCCGAGCAGCCGTCCGGCGCCGAGGCTCGCCGCGAGCGTACCGAAGATCATCGTCGGGTGCCAGCCTTTGCCGAGGCTGTTGTAGCAGGCGAGGCCGAAGCGCGCGTGCAATTCGGCAGCCGTAGCCATCGCGAGCAGGAAATCGCGGCCGCTCACGTGGCCGACGTCTTCGGCCGTCGCGAGCAGCGTCGGCACCACGACGCTGCTCGTGTGCACGCGCGCGGGGTCGTGCTGGTCGTCGAAGTCGAGCGCATGCGCCGCCGCGCCGTTCGCCATCGCAGCGGTCGGCGGGCTGTAGCGGCGCTTGCCGATGAGGCCGGTGGCCGATCCCGAGGTCTCCCAGCGCGACAGCCGCGCATCGAGCTCCGGAATGCCGGGCGCCGCGCGCGCGCCGCCGATCACGCCGAGCACGTCGAGCATCAGCGCTTTCGCGGTCGCCACCACCGCGGGCGGCAGGTCCTCGTAACGCCACGCTGCGATGGTCTCGCAGAGCTCGCGGCTGTAGCCTTCCGCGAGATCGTTGTCGCGGGCGAGTTTCAACGGTGCTTCGGCGCTTCCCATGATGTTCCCCGAGTGTGTCTTCCGCTTCGATTATAGGGACTGGCCCAAGCTTCCTCGAACAGGA
It encodes:
- a CDS encoding tripartite tricarboxylate transporter substrate binding protein encodes the protein MTTIRTIAAASLALFAAAAQSAEQAPQYPTRPIRWIVPVPAGSTTDIVTRLVAQKMNEAWGQQVVVDNRPGGVFTVGSEIVAKAAADGYTVGTLLTPHVVNPFVLKNLPYDTARDFTPVSLMVIVPGVMTMYPGVPANNLKEVIALARAKPGALNFGSPGQLTSGHLSMELLNLQAGIKITHIPYKGGAPAIIDLIGGRIQFMISGPPGVLPHIKAGRLKAIATTAAKRSPGLPDTPTFAESGMPGFDTYEWYGVFAPGRMPKPVLARLSGEIARIIKLPDMSDKLAAQGAIPVGNSSDEFARFVKAEMDQWGKLAQKIGLKPD
- a CDS encoding MmgE/PrpD family protein: MKLARDNDLAEGYSRELCETIAAWRYEDLPPAVVATAKALMLDVLGVIGGARAAPGIPELDARLSRWETSGSATGLIGKRRYSPPTAAMANGAAAHALDFDDQHDPARVHTSSVVVPTLLATAEDVGHVSGRDFLLAMATAAELHARFGLACYNSLGKGWHPTMIFGTLAASLGAGRLLGLDGEGLANALGMAYHQTAGSAQSMRDGVLSKRLGAGFAARNAVTGAFLAADGLTGTRRTLEGNAGLFALYERGEVKHEILTDGLGTTWRTPEYSFKPFPCCRCNHTPIGLGIRLHEQGVRAEDVAAIEIRMGEVNWLTVGEPYDVTRDSVVHAQFNASYSFARALADGRVDLSTYQKPAISDPRIVALAGAARVVSAPEIDPTAIEPASVRVTLKNGEVRVAASDTIKGSPQDPMSPADLLAKVKSCLAFGLNAGDADAQRLADVVMDLEAHDDAARAIVEAFPGKVYAAGPRG